One region of Candidatus Woesearchaeota archaeon genomic DNA includes:
- a CDS encoding JAB domain-containing protein, whose protein sequence is MRLHDLPENLRPRERLLRHGPTSLSEAELLALIIATGTPKANAVTLATRLLSWQDLNGLSRTTLSELQHFPGIGLAKASAIIAHFELARRQKTLTAPSREEVHSTTQLAQLYTTKLCHLDKEQLIALYLNARNHIIEEEVISIGTVNASLLHPREVFKPAIRESATALILVHNHPSGSPLPSDSDLAATEQIALAGEVLGIPLLDHIIVSETDFFSFRKNNLL, encoded by the coding sequence GTGCGGCTTCACGACCTCCCAGAAAACCTTCGGCCGAGAGAACGCCTTCTCCGCCATGGCCCAACGTCCCTCTCAGAAGCAGAACTCCTCGCCCTCATCATCGCTACAGGAACACCCAAAGCCAACGCGGTCACCCTCGCAACACGCCTTCTCTCATGGCAGGACCTCAACGGCTTGAGCAGAACAACCCTCTCAGAACTCCAACACTTTCCAGGCATCGGCCTTGCCAAAGCATCTGCCATCATCGCCCACTTCGAACTCGCAAGACGCCAAAAAACACTCACAGCACCCTCAAGAGAAGAAGTGCACAGCACAACCCAACTCGCCCAGCTCTACACGACAAAACTCTGCCACCTGGACAAGGAACAACTTATCGCGCTCTACCTTAACGCGAGAAACCACATCATTGAAGAAGAAGTCATTTCTATCGGAACCGTTAACGCCTCGCTCCTTCACCCACGAGAAGTTTTCAAGCCTGCCATTCGCGAAAGCGCGACCGCGCTCATCCTCGTCCACAACCACCCTTCAGGATCTCCCCTCCCAAGCGACAGCGACCTTGCCGCCACCGAACAAATCGCCCTCGCAGGAGAGGTCCTCGGCATCCCCCTCCTCGACCACATCATCGTCTCAGAAACGGACTTCTTCAGCTTTCGCAAAAACAACCTCCTCTAA